The Rhododendron vialii isolate Sample 1 chromosome 5a, ASM3025357v1 genome contains a region encoding:
- the LOC131327296 gene encoding S-adenosylmethionine synthase 3-like isoform X2 encodes MALLWRMDTFLFTSESVNEGHPDKLCDQISDAVLDACLEQDPDSKVACETCTKTNMVMVFGEITTKAKVDYEKIVRDTCREIGFVSDDVGLDADNCKVLVYIEQQSPDIAQGVHGHLTKRPEEIGAGDQGHMFGYATDETPELMPLSHVLATKLGARLTEVRKNGTCPWLRPDGKTQVTVEYYNENGAMVPIRVHTVLISTQHDETVTNDEIAADLKEHVIKPIIPEKYLDEKTIFHLNPSGRFVIGGPHGDAGLTGRKIIIDTYGGWGAHGGGAFSGKDPTKVDRSGAYIVRQAAKSIVASGLARRCIVQVSYAIGVPEPLSVFVDTYGTGKIPDKEILKIVKGSFDFRPGMIAINLDLKRGGNGRFLKTAAYGHFGRDDTDFTWEVVKPLKWENPQA; translated from the exons ATGGCCCTG CTGTGGAGAATGGACACCTTCTTATTCACCTCCGAATCTGTGAACGAGGGGCACCCGGATAAGCTATGTGATCAGATATCCGATGCAGTCCTTGATGCCTGCCTCGAACAAGACCCAGACAGCAAAGTTGCCTGTGAGACTTGCACCAAGACCAACATGGTCATGGTTTTCGGCGAGATCACGACCAAAGCCAAGGTAGACTACGAGAAGATCGTGCGCGATACCTGCCGCGAGATTGGATTCGTTTCAGACGACGTTGGTCTCGATGCGGACAACTGCAAGGTCCTAGTTTACATTGAGCAACAGAGCCCTGATATCGCGCAGGGTGTCCATGGCCACCTCACCAAGCGCCCTGAGGAGATTGGTGCGGGTGACCAAGGTCACATGTTTGGCTATGCCACCGATGAAACTCCCGAGCTGATGCCCCTCAGCCACGTCCTTGCAACTAAACTCGGAGCCCGCCTCACCGAAGTTCGCAAGAACGGGACTTGCCCGTGGTTGAGACCCGATGGGAAAACCCAGGTCACAGTTGAGTATTACAATGAAAATGGAGCCATGGTTCCTATCCGGGTCCATACCGTTCTTATCTCGACTCAGCACGATGAAACCGTCACCAATGATGAGATTGCTGCTGACCTCAAGGAGCATGTGATCAAGCCCATCATACCTGAGAAGTACCTCGACGAGAAGACCATCTTCCACCTCAACCCATCTGGCCGATTCGTTATTGGCGGACCCCATGGTGACGCGGGTCTCACCGGTCGTAAAATCATCATCGATACCTATGGTGGTTGGGGAGCCCACGGTGGCGGTGCCTTCTCTGGGAAGGACCCCACCAAGGTGGACCGAAGCGGGGCCTACATTGTTAGGCAGGCTGCCAAAAGCATTGTTGCCAGTGGGCTTGCTCGCCGGTGCATTGTGCAGGTCTCGTATGCCATCGGCGTGCCTGAGCCGCTGTCGGTGTTTGTCGACACGTATGGCACCGGAAAGATCCCGGATAAGGAGATTCTCAAGATTGTGAAGGGGAGTTTCGATTTTAGGCCCGGAATGATTGCCATCAACCTCGATCTCAAGAGGGGTGGCAATGGAAGGTTTTTGAAGACGGCTGCGTACGGGCATTTCGGAAGAGATGATACTGATTTCACATGGGAGGTGGTGAAGCCCCTCAAGTGGGAGAATCCCCAGGCCTAA
- the LOC131327296 gene encoding S-adenosylmethionine synthase 3-like isoform X3 has translation MDTFLFTSESVNEGHPDKLCDQISDAVLDACLEQDPDSKVACETCTKTNMVMVFGEITTKAKVDYEKIVRDTCREIGFVSDDVGLDADNCKVLVYIEQQSPDIAQGVHGHLTKRPEEIGAGDQGHMFGYATDETPELMPLSHVLATKLGARLTEVRKNGTCPWLRPDGKTQVTVEYYNENGAMVPIRVHTVLISTQHDETVTNDEIAADLKEHVIKPIIPEKYLDEKTIFHLNPSGRFVIGGPHGDAGLTGRKIIIDTYGGWGAHGGGAFSGKDPTKVDRSGAYIVRQAAKSIVASGLARRCIVQVSYAIGVPEPLSVFVDTYGTGKIPDKEILKIVKGSFDFRPGMIAINLDLKRGGNGRFLKTAAYGHFGRDDTDFTWEVVKPLKWENPQA, from the coding sequence ATGGACACCTTCTTATTCACCTCCGAATCTGTGAACGAGGGGCACCCGGATAAGCTATGTGATCAGATATCCGATGCAGTCCTTGATGCCTGCCTCGAACAAGACCCAGACAGCAAAGTTGCCTGTGAGACTTGCACCAAGACCAACATGGTCATGGTTTTCGGCGAGATCACGACCAAAGCCAAGGTAGACTACGAGAAGATCGTGCGCGATACCTGCCGCGAGATTGGATTCGTTTCAGACGACGTTGGTCTCGATGCGGACAACTGCAAGGTCCTAGTTTACATTGAGCAACAGAGCCCTGATATCGCGCAGGGTGTCCATGGCCACCTCACCAAGCGCCCTGAGGAGATTGGTGCGGGTGACCAAGGTCACATGTTTGGCTATGCCACCGATGAAACTCCCGAGCTGATGCCCCTCAGCCACGTCCTTGCAACTAAACTCGGAGCCCGCCTCACCGAAGTTCGCAAGAACGGGACTTGCCCGTGGTTGAGACCCGATGGGAAAACCCAGGTCACAGTTGAGTATTACAATGAAAATGGAGCCATGGTTCCTATCCGGGTCCATACCGTTCTTATCTCGACTCAGCACGATGAAACCGTCACCAATGATGAGATTGCTGCTGACCTCAAGGAGCATGTGATCAAGCCCATCATACCTGAGAAGTACCTCGACGAGAAGACCATCTTCCACCTCAACCCATCTGGCCGATTCGTTATTGGCGGACCCCATGGTGACGCGGGTCTCACCGGTCGTAAAATCATCATCGATACCTATGGTGGTTGGGGAGCCCACGGTGGCGGTGCCTTCTCTGGGAAGGACCCCACCAAGGTGGACCGAAGCGGGGCCTACATTGTTAGGCAGGCTGCCAAAAGCATTGTTGCCAGTGGGCTTGCTCGCCGGTGCATTGTGCAGGTCTCGTATGCCATCGGCGTGCCTGAGCCGCTGTCGGTGTTTGTCGACACGTATGGCACCGGAAAGATCCCGGATAAGGAGATTCTCAAGATTGTGAAGGGGAGTTTCGATTTTAGGCCCGGAATGATTGCCATCAACCTCGATCTCAAGAGGGGTGGCAATGGAAGGTTTTTGAAGACGGCTGCGTACGGGCATTTCGGAAGAGATGATACTGATTTCACATGGGAGGTGGTGAAGCCCCTCAAGTGGGAGAATCCCCAGGCCTAA
- the LOC131327296 gene encoding S-adenosylmethionine synthase 3-like isoform X1, producing the protein MVSFLDMLWRMDTFLFTSESVNEGHPDKLCDQISDAVLDACLEQDPDSKVACETCTKTNMVMVFGEITTKAKVDYEKIVRDTCREIGFVSDDVGLDADNCKVLVYIEQQSPDIAQGVHGHLTKRPEEIGAGDQGHMFGYATDETPELMPLSHVLATKLGARLTEVRKNGTCPWLRPDGKTQVTVEYYNENGAMVPIRVHTVLISTQHDETVTNDEIAADLKEHVIKPIIPEKYLDEKTIFHLNPSGRFVIGGPHGDAGLTGRKIIIDTYGGWGAHGGGAFSGKDPTKVDRSGAYIVRQAAKSIVASGLARRCIVQVSYAIGVPEPLSVFVDTYGTGKIPDKEILKIVKGSFDFRPGMIAINLDLKRGGNGRFLKTAAYGHFGRDDTDFTWEVVKPLKWENPQA; encoded by the exons ATGGTTTCTTTCTTGGATATG CTGTGGAGAATGGACACCTTCTTATTCACCTCCGAATCTGTGAACGAGGGGCACCCGGATAAGCTATGTGATCAGATATCCGATGCAGTCCTTGATGCCTGCCTCGAACAAGACCCAGACAGCAAAGTTGCCTGTGAGACTTGCACCAAGACCAACATGGTCATGGTTTTCGGCGAGATCACGACCAAAGCCAAGGTAGACTACGAGAAGATCGTGCGCGATACCTGCCGCGAGATTGGATTCGTTTCAGACGACGTTGGTCTCGATGCGGACAACTGCAAGGTCCTAGTTTACATTGAGCAACAGAGCCCTGATATCGCGCAGGGTGTCCATGGCCACCTCACCAAGCGCCCTGAGGAGATTGGTGCGGGTGACCAAGGTCACATGTTTGGCTATGCCACCGATGAAACTCCCGAGCTGATGCCCCTCAGCCACGTCCTTGCAACTAAACTCGGAGCCCGCCTCACCGAAGTTCGCAAGAACGGGACTTGCCCGTGGTTGAGACCCGATGGGAAAACCCAGGTCACAGTTGAGTATTACAATGAAAATGGAGCCATGGTTCCTATCCGGGTCCATACCGTTCTTATCTCGACTCAGCACGATGAAACCGTCACCAATGATGAGATTGCTGCTGACCTCAAGGAGCATGTGATCAAGCCCATCATACCTGAGAAGTACCTCGACGAGAAGACCATCTTCCACCTCAACCCATCTGGCCGATTCGTTATTGGCGGACCCCATGGTGACGCGGGTCTCACCGGTCGTAAAATCATCATCGATACCTATGGTGGTTGGGGAGCCCACGGTGGCGGTGCCTTCTCTGGGAAGGACCCCACCAAGGTGGACCGAAGCGGGGCCTACATTGTTAGGCAGGCTGCCAAAAGCATTGTTGCCAGTGGGCTTGCTCGCCGGTGCATTGTGCAGGTCTCGTATGCCATCGGCGTGCCTGAGCCGCTGTCGGTGTTTGTCGACACGTATGGCACCGGAAAGATCCCGGATAAGGAGATTCTCAAGATTGTGAAGGGGAGTTTCGATTTTAGGCCCGGAATGATTGCCATCAACCTCGATCTCAAGAGGGGTGGCAATGGAAGGTTTTTGAAGACGGCTGCGTACGGGCATTTCGGAAGAGATGATACTGATTTCACATGGGAGGTGGTGAAGCCCCTCAAGTGGGAGAATCCCCAGGCCTAA